One Trichoderma atroviride chromosome 7, complete sequence DNA segment encodes these proteins:
- a CDS encoding uncharacterized protein (EggNog:ENOG41), translating to MGANSSSAHGPEPSLSAEEEAQRESEWKYERMAAREAEWKLRARAECRQRLFPTESIMEDADLSPSVPQRHGKQTCPSHLALLPPEIIENVLSSLDNSSIKSLRLTCRRFGAIAALRINRVFLSANPLNIQVFRAIADHDVLRHRIVEIVYDDARLWRNGAEAPEARHPGAPNYCCYYLEDGPDMEWFESECDWNLFDLSERQKDDDPKRPEYAALVRRVHAGLSPEESWEYYDGLLRQQEEIMASGADADALRYGLQRFPALRKVTVTPATHGWLFTPLYETPMIRAFPYGFNCPIPRAWPYAVDDHRPLQVAPWEDEKTRWRGFNLVTKILAEGRHNVVEYEIDGHHLGTGLNCRIFDDRCNEYDAFVLVLCLPGFKKLQLSLFVDGQQRLGWPALRNGLLRNALAEATQLEHVSIATGRFDHAWEYEPPGLGRFLPIECWPKLQHFELWHVDVHLADLLSVVSQLPDGLLSLQLNSLHMCSGCYRELLDQMRDRLHWCEQRPQARVMIGVHFISGIHDIPGRTIWLEKEIDDFFKRGGINPFELEDIRYLHLPRFGMGVVRDAFDMDYVRP from the coding sequence ATGGGGGCAAATTCATCTTCTGCACATGGCCCCGAGCCTTCCTTATCGGCTGAGGAGGAAGCTCAGCGGGAATCTGAGTGGAAATATGAGCGGATGGCTGCGCGGGAAGCTGAGTGGAAGCTGCGTGCAAGAGCTGAATGTCGACAGCGTCTGTTCCCGACCGAGAGCATAATGGAGGATGCTGATCTCTCGCCATCGGTTCCCCAGCGACATGGCAAGCAGACTTGTCCTTCCCATCTCGCCCTATTGCCCCCCGAAATCATCGAAAACGTGCTGAGCAGCTTGGATAATAGCTCAATCAAAAGTCTGCGCCTCACATGTCGGCGGTTCGGCGCCATTGCAGCGCTGCGCATCAACAGAGTCTTCCTCTCGGCAAATCCGCTCAACATTCAAGTCTTTCGTGCCATTGCAGACCATGATGTGCTTCGCCATAGGATTGTCGAGATTGTCTATGACGATGCGCGTCTATGGCGCAacggcgccgaagctccTGAAGCGCGACACCCCGGTGCACCCAACTATTGCTGTTACTACCTAGAAGATGGACCCGACATGGAGTGGTTTGAGAGTGAGTGCGATTGGAACTTGTTTGATCTAAGCGAGCGCCAGAAAGACGATGATCCGAAGCGGCCCGAGTATGCGGCATTGGTCCGGCGCGTACATGCTGGATTATCTCCAGAGGAATCGTGGGAATACTACGACGGCTTACTACGCCAGCAAGAAGAGATCATGGCTAGCGGAGCTGATGCAGACGCGCTTCGATATGGGCTGCAAAGATTTCCTGCACTTCGAAAGGTCACCGTCACCCCTGCTACTCACGGGTGGCTGTTCACGCCTCTTTATGAAACCCCCATGATTCGGGCTTTTCCATACGGATTCAACTGCCCCATTCCACGTGCCTGGCCATATGCGGTCGACGATCATCGTCCTCTACAGGTTGCGCCATGGGAGGATGAAAAGACAAGATGGCGCGGCTTCAATCTGGTCACAAAGATTCTGGCTGAGGGGCGGCATAACGTCGTGGAATATGAAATCGATGGCCACCACCTGGGGACCGGGCTCAACTGCCGGATATTTGATGATCGATGCAACGAGTATGACGCCTTCGTATTAGTCCTTTGTCTACCcggcttcaagaagctgcaaTTATCGCTTTTTGTTGACGGGCAACAACGTTTGGGGTGGCCAGCTCTTCGCAATGGTCTGCTGCGAAACGCCCTGGCAGAAGCTACACAATTGGAGCATGTGAGCATAGCTACAGGCCGGTTTGACCATGCCTGGGAATACGAGCCACCGGGTTTGGGAAGATTTCTCCCTATTGAGTGCTGGCCCAAACTACAACATTTCGAGCTGTGGCACGTTGATGTCCATCTAGCCGACTTACTATCAGTCGTTTCACAACTCCCAGACGggctcctctctctccaattAAACTCTTTACACATGTGTTCGGGCTGTTACCGCGAATTACTCGACCAGATGCGCGACAGATTGCATTGGTGTGAGCAGCGCCCTCAGGCAAGAGTGATGATTGGTGTACACTTCATTTCCGGTATCCACGACATTCCCGGGCGCACGATTTGGCTCGAGAAGGAGATTGATGACTTCTTTAAGCGTGGTGGTATAAATCCTTTTGAGCTAGAAGACATTCGGTACTTGCATCTGCCTCGCTTTGGGATGGGAGTTGTACGTGATGCGTTTGACATGGACTATGTAAGGCCCTGA
- a CDS encoding uncharacterized protein (EggNog:ENOG41) — MAHSIISPAILYWGTPVVLITSENEDGLDNICAISSVFWLGHRCILGFGTQNKTPQNILRTGHCVVNLPDDTMARNINLLATTTGTKEEDISSSKRARNYRYVKDKWACADLTPQKSDLVRPARILECPVQMECELAKGHVLMEDFPDLKGAITAIELKVLRVHILDHLRMPGQPNRVNPDHLRPIFMCFQELYGFGEGKVAESVLGKVDEEKYRGITRSAVVRLPGDEDKEEVEEKLKQIEEKATNGY; from the coding sequence ATGGCACATTCTATCATTTCTCCAGCCATTCTCTACTGGGGCACTCCAGTTGTTCTCATTACCTCAGAAAACGAAGATGGTCTTGATAACATTTGTGCCATCTCTTCGGTATTTTGGCTCGGTCACCGCTGCATTCTCGGATTTGGGACCCAGAACAAAACGCCTCAGAATATCCTCAGAACAGGCCATTGTGTAGTGAACCTCCCAGATGATACTATGGCTCGTAATATCAATCTGCTAGCCACCACGACTGGCACTAAAGAAGAGGATATTTCTTCGTCAAAGCGCGCTAGAAACTACCGCTACGTCAAGGATAAATGGGCATGTGCAGACCTTACACCACAGAAATCGGATCTCGTCCGCCCAGCACGTATTCTCGAGTGCCCTGTTCAGATGGAATGCGAATTAGCAAAGGGTCATGTGCTAATGGAGGATTTTCCTGATCTGAAAGGTGCCATTACAGCAATTGAGCTCAAAGTCCTGCGAGTTCACATTTTGGACCATCTTCGAATGCCTGGGCAGCCAAACCGCGTTAACCCAGATCACTTGAGGCCTATTTTTATGTGCTTCCAGGAGCTATATGGATTTGGAGAGGGAAAGGTAGCAGAGAGTGTACTAGGAAAGGTGGACGAAGAAAAGTATCGAGGAATTACACGGAGCGCTGTAGTTAGACTTCCTGGGGAtgaagacaaggaagaggttgaagagaagctgaagcagatAGAGGAGAAAGCTACTAATGGATATTAG
- a CDS encoding uncharacterized protein (EggNog:ENOG41~TransMembrane:8 (i12-33o53-74i105-125o173-196i208-230o262-282i343-362o387-408i)), with protein MTRAIWLDGLRGIAAAIVATDHYFMGAILHAGFRSFWADPPEENRRLYQLPPFRLVFAAHAMVPLFFVISGYAISVNLIRMRAGSNTEGFLRRLSSAVTRRGLRIYLPVLCITVISQILFFLNLFQWEPADEIVWGRKPLTAPWFHVEFVARYMLDNINILAIQYNGGLNGQLWTMALEFRGSCVVYLLLLGLAFWKPRPRLWALGALMAYWFYFGFWDVLGFLAGYWLAELEMLSELETVSTEADYLLWLKPYIPVRMRSVNFSAVRTYAMFIVGIWFLCLSDDGALPPGYQFLQVAESSRWDGNWGIVDKTWKTVGSVLVVSAISSTELLQYPLNSKPVQYLGRISFSLYLVHQTIYHLLSDPVKNVLWFIATGGSQPGDDAGEYIITSAFCWIMGFIILSTINLYTANYYTRFVDERCIKFAKQFDQWVSGAL; from the coding sequence ATGACCCGAGCGATTTGGCTCGATGGCCTCCGGGGCATTGCGGCGGCCATTGTGGCGACAGACCACTATTTCATGGGCGCCATTCTGCACGCCGGCTTCAGATCCTTCTGGGCAGATCCGCCCGAGGAGAACCGTCGCCTCTATCAGCTGCCTCCCTTCCGGCTGGTCTTTGCTGCGCATGCAATGGTGCCCTTGTTCTTTGTCATCTCCGGTTATGCCATCTCCGTCAATCTCATCCGAATGAGGGCCGGCAGCAACACTGAAGGATTCCTCCGGCGACTCTCTTCGGCAGTGACACGCCGCGGCCTGCGCATCTATCTACCCGTCCTCTGTATCACGGTCATCTCGcagatcctcttcttcttaaaTCTCTTTCAATGGGAGCCTGCGGATGAAATTGTATGGGGTCGAAAGCCTCTGACTGCGCCGTGGTTTCATGTTGAGTTTGTCGCTCGGTACATGCtcgacaacatcaacatcctGGCCATCCAGTACAACGGTGGGCTTAACGGCCAGCTGTGGACGATGGCTCTCGAGTTCCGTGGATCTTGCGTTGTGTATCTCCTCCTCTTGGGTCTGGCCTTTTGGAAGCCGAGGCCCCGGCTTTGGGCGCTTGGAGCTTTGATGGCCTACTGGTTCTACTTTGGGTTTTGGGACGTATTGGGATTTCTGGCAGGGTACTGGCTGGCCGAGCTGGAAATGTTGTCAGAGTTGGAAACTGTTAGCACCGAGGCGGATTATCTGCTCTGGCTCAAACCGTATATCCCGGTCCGGATGCGATCCGTAAACTTCAGCGCCGTCCGAACCTATGCCATGTTCATTGTCGGCATCTGGTTTCTCTGTTTGAGCGATGACGGCGCTCTCCCACCTGGATATCAATTCTTGCAGGTTGCCGAATCCTCGCGATGGGATGGAAATTGGGGGATCGTGGACAAGACGTGGAAAACGGTTGGCTCCGTGCTGGTTGTTTCTGCAATCAGCTCTACAGAGCTACTTCAGTACCCCCTCAACTCCAAGCCAGTGCAGTATTTGGGGAGGATCTCTTTCTCGCTATACCTCGTGCATCAGACCATCTACCACTTGCTCAGCGACCCTGTCAAAAATGTCCTCTGGTTCATAGCCACAGGGGGGTCGCAacctggtgatgatgctggtgaaTACATAATCACGTCCGCATTCTGTTGGATTATGGGCTTCATCATTCTCTCAACAATCAATCTGTACACGGCAAATTATTATACGAGATTCGTCGACGAGCGATGCATAAAATTCGCAAAGCAGTTTGACCAGTGGGTCTCTGGAGCGTTGTGA
- a CDS encoding uncharacterized protein (EggNog:ENOG41~SECRETED:SignalP(1-18)), which yields MLASIAFTLSTLALAVSAAPARRTTGTVQVQFANDVTGANGNAFIPLDGSNVVLGEAYANTNLEKDGTLFVTSLEFTADFSNVQCVVLKDLETVVASLADPERDFQTFSQKPLNWQAGFTIACNQAA from the coding sequence ATGCTTGCCTCCATTGCCTTCACTCTTTCCACCCTCGCTCTTGCTGTCTCCGCAGCTCCTGCTCGCCGCACCACTGGCACTGTTCAAGTTCAGTTTGCCAACGATGTCACTGGAGCAAACGGCAACGCCTTCATCCCTCTTGATGGATCCAACGTTGTCCTTGGAGAGGCCTACGCCAACACCAACCTAGAGAAGGATGGCACTCTCTTTGTCACCAGCCTGGAGTTCACCGCCGACTTCAGCAATGTGCAGTGTGTTGTCTTGAAGGACTTGGAAACCGTGGTTGCCAGCCTCGCCGACCCAGAGCGAGACTTCCAGACCTTCTCCCAGAAGCCCTTGAATTGGCAGGCTGGTTTCACTATCGCCTGCAACCAGGCTGCTTAG
- a CDS encoding uncharacterized protein (EggNog:ENOG41~MEROPS:MER0003669), protein MPSLKDISASLLLASQAAVNNLPENVFNVPLTRIMNLEYYGMEFKVGNPPQRSFLKIDTGSPTIGFISPRSNMCLRPEAPCDPLGTYDNLTSSTAVVAFPGSYPNYSDGLLDNGQGIFVNDTLRFAGVDADDFLIGSTDSFNLAVRLSQSNPFAGIMGLSAMCFTGPKCDVYPSLVQQLSDRGILKTRAFSIYLGPDEPDAPGHLLLGGVDEAKRDGPVFTQKLDSPWDVEYSSFTLDKAGEKTVWPIDPGNTVTWDTGAAYFGLPTAVFNAVAAVLGLPANVTSTQDPYEVDCKHRDIVDTVLEVGFPGNGIIKIPVGRLVTTLDSGKCVTYALNGAGGSGEADTATNFGAPFLRNVYATYNLDTLELTYSQVKYTDEERIVAIPTAN, encoded by the coding sequence ATGCCTTCTCTCAAAGACATCTCAgcatctttgctgcttgccaGCCAGGCTGCCGTCAACAACCTGCCAGAAAATGTATTCAACGTCCCCCTAACGCGTATCATGAATCTGGAATACTACGGCATGGAATTCAAAGTCGGCAATCCTCCCCAGCGATCGTTTCTTAAGATCGATACCGGCAGCCCCACGATCGGCTTCATTTCGCCGCGCAGCAACATGTGCCTGCGACCAGAGGCTCCGTGCGATCCCTTGGGAACGTACGACAACCTCACCTCATCGACAGCAGTAGTGGCGTTTCCAGGCAGTTATCCCAATTACAGCGATGGCCTGcttgacaatggccaagGCATCTTTGTCAACGACACGCTTCGATTCGCAGGCGTTGACGCTGATGACTTTCTCATTGGCTCGACCGATAGCTTCAATCTCGCTGTTCGGCTGTCGCAGTCCAATCCATTTGCAGGCATCATGGGATTGAGTGCCATGTGCTTCACTGGACCCAAGTGCGACGTCTACCCAAGTTTGGTTCAGCAACTTTCAGATCGCGGCATTTTAAAGACTCGTGCGTTTAGCATCTACCTCGGCCCAGACGAACCGGACGCGcctggccatcttctcctgggCGGCGTGGACGAAGCCAAGCGAGACGGGCCTGTCTTTACACAGAAGCTAGATTCGCCATGGGACGTTGAGTATTCGTCCTTTACGCTTGACAAAGCTGGGGAGAAGACGGTATGGCCCATAGATCCCGGAAACACAGTCACTTGGGACACGGGCGCGGCCTATTTCGGTCTGCCGACAGCCGTATTCaacgctgttgctgctgttctgGGACTCCCTGCAAACGTCACGTCGACACAAGATCCATACGAGGTAGACTGCAAGCACCGTGATATTGTTGACACAGTCCTTGAAGTCGGATTTCCAGGCAACGGAATCATCAAAATACCCGTCGGTCGCCTAGTCACCACGCTTGACTCGGGCAAATGTGTCACTTATGCGCTGAATGGAGCTGGCGGCTCTGGAGAGGCAGACACCGCAACGAACTTTGGAGCGCCATTCCTCCGTAATGTTTATGCAACATACAACTTGGACACTCTGGAGCTGACTTATAGTCAGGTGAAGTATACAGATGAGGAGCGGATTGTGGCAATTCCTACCGCTAATTAG
- a CDS encoding uncharacterized protein (EggNog:ENOG41): MGGQMKEQSSAKMSSKKVILNPVFQALVEIQQSTDVCPNPQDSDFKTCRTKTIRGERCRNRPCRKDERWHTPSLLLEFQNMAECPNTKSFHEKMKTFVTYTHCKGKHRDKVLGAFDAWKKKKAIDELISERSSTPSASLIETTIQPITTAALQFLPSTPAQSRALSDYATSDDGTSFVESIADTRSVTSNTTCMTSLPNTPLRNGTVSRFHIEDVAEEECASEPIFGADDYIDSGSDEEVIQEDAEQDVFEDAITKNGILRGDIIASDIKRERDGERIQESILNTRINTPLPKNEQNDERKDKEEKRGDNEGEDSAIEGLGIIGIQRTLSLRDHSPVFQVINGHPTPSKMREGVVYILEHEKNPSLFKIGWSSKSAKERLKQPRNCYGKNTKVFYETKRFVGAPQAERIAQVILRHVNIRVSECFYCQGGHREWFAAPRETVHETVMHVEEFLRMPAYTLQDKVYKLSPEVYERVVKQMCDFSVARFGELMHGPRKQHEETEISDVLIDAKVLPLAQLTLQPVEKSRLNASDGLSEFQDSKSFVSTSSHDTKSQNLTAGVKLMRKVKWLFSISDSVRAYLSDL, encoded by the coding sequence ATGGGAGGTCAAATGAAAGAGCAATCTTCAGCCAAAATGTCTTCTAAGAAAGTAATACTAAATCCCGTCTTCCAGGCGCTTGTAGAGATACAACAAAGCACCGATGTATGTCCGAATCCTCAAGACTCCGATTTCAAAACCTGTCGAACAAAGACAATAAGAGGCGAGAGATGCAGAAATCGCCCTTGCAGAAAAGACGAAAGATGGCACACTCCTAGCCTGTTGCTCGAGTTCCAGAACATGGCAGAATGTCCCAACACCAAAAGCTTCCACGAAAAGATGAAAACCTTTGTCACTTATACACATTGCAAGGGGAAACATCGAGACAAAGTCCTCGGCGCCTTTGATgcatggaagaaaaaaaaggccatcGATGAACTCATTTCAGAGCGAAGTTCAACACCATCTGCTTCATTAATCGAAACGACCATACAACCAATAACGACGGCTGCACTGCAATTTCTACCCTCGACGCCCGCACAATCTAGAGCACTTTCAGACTATGCGACATCAGACGATGGCACCTCTTTCGTCGAGAGCATTGCGGACACTCGTTCGGTCACTAGCAATACAACATGCATGACCTCTCTGCCTAACACTCCCTTGCGAAATGGAACAGTCTCCCGATTTCACATAGAAGATGTCGCCGAGGAAGAATGTGCCAGTGAGCCTATTTTTGGAGCAGACGATTACATTGATAGCGGTAGTGATGAAGAGGTTATCCAAGAGGATGCTGAGCAGGATGTTTTTGAAGATGCCATCACTAAAAATGGGATTCTTCGAGGGGATATCATCGCTTCCGACATCAAACGCGAGCGTGATGGCGAGAGAATACAAGAGTCTATTCTCAATACTAGGATAAATACTCCATTGCCTAAGAATGAACAAAACGAcgagagaaaagacaaagaagaaaaaagaggcgatAATGAAGGAGAAGACTCCGCCATAGAAGGGCTTGGGATTATCGGTATCCAGCGCACCCTGTCATTACGAGATCACTCGCCTGTATTTCAAGTTATCAACGGCCATCCTACACCATCAAAGATGAGAGAGGGCGTTGTCTACATTCTTGAACATGAGAAGAACCCTTCGCTCTTCAAAATTGGGTGGTCGAGTAAAAGCGCCAAGGAGAGACTTAAGCAACCCAGAAACTGTTACGGAAAAAACACCAAGGTTTTCTACGAGACAAAAAGGTTCGTTGGCGCCCCGCAGGCTGAGAGAATTGCGCAAGTCATACTCCGGCATGTCAACATTCGTGTTTCAGAATGCTTCTATTGCCAAGGAGGACACAGAGAGTGGTTCGCGGCGCCTAGAGAAACAGTCCATGAGACAGTGATGCACGTTGAAGAGTTTCTCCGGATGCCTGCGTATACTCTGCAGGATAAGGTATACAAGCTATCACCAGAAGTATATGAGCGCGTGGTTAAGCAGATGTGCGACTTTTCAGTGGCCAGATTTGGAGAGCTTATGCATGGGCCAAGGAAACAGCATGAAGAAACGGAGATCTCAGACGTGTTGATTGACGCCAAGGTGCTACCTTTGGCTCAACTTACTCTCCAACCGGTTGAAAAGTCTCGCCTCAACGCCAGTGATGGACTGTCAGAGTTCCAAGACAGCAAGAGTTTTGTTTCCACTTCATCGCACGACACCAAGTCACAGAACTTGACGGCAGGGGTCAAGCTGATGAGGAAAGTGAAGTGGCTCTTTTCAATCAGCGATTCTGTCAGGGCATACCTTTCCGACCTATAG
- a CDS encoding uncharacterized protein (EggNog:ENOG41~TransMembrane:1 (o290-312i)), whose amino-acid sequence MQQKYDIVLLGATSFTGGLMVEYMTATFPGSLRWAIAARNKAKLEEVARKFNVEASGGSIIVLDVNSEAEIQKVVKSTRVIINVIGPYPTTCGLIVFKACAENGTDYVDCNADIPWVQDMIKEHDNSARVSGAKMIVTCGLDAVPADLTTYLAVSHIRRVFNTPTREVIVSLQEMKGIISSGTINSIASVYTLYGPGRYEEATAPFAISPRKPVSEKVNTSLFPAADFFGIHTVDGLGRVVESQEQGNERAIVGRSWGLYAPDDPNTTDGYGSNFHFSARARLPSTLYDFIQVLPFLGLGLFLNFSVTRYILTRFIYPEGYTPTSKQLKGGHRFSHRTLAVADTGDESKAKRVIVVFKFQGDQYKFTGIAMVQAAVTLLGGGTEAHRIGGGVMTPAMLGDNYAKNLQRPDSGVVISIRAEG is encoded by the exons ATGCAGCAAAAGTACGATATCGTCCTCCTTGGAGCAACAAGCTTCACAGGAGGCCTCATGGTGGAATACATGACTGCAACTTTTCCAGGATCCTTGCGATGGGCGATTGCGGCACGTAACAAGGCAAAACTTGAAGAAGTGGCCAGAAAGTTCAATGTCGAGGCTTCAGGAG GATCCATTATCGTCTTGGATGTGAATTCTGAAGCAGAGATCCAAAAGGTTGTAAAGTCAACACGAGTCATCATCAACGTTATAGGGCCGTACCCGACGACTTGTGGATTGATAGTGTTCAAAGCGTGTGCTGAAAACGGCACTGATTATGTTGACTG CAACGCGGATATACCTTGGGTACAGGATATGATCAAAGAACACGACAACTCAGCTCGGGTTTCAGGTGCAAAA ATGATTGTTACCTGTGGCTTGGATGCTGTACCGGCTGATCTAACAACATACCTCGCGGTGTCGCATATACGCAGAGTCTTCAACACACCGACACGCGAAGTCATCGTCTCGTTGCAAGAGATGAAAGGTATTATTAGCAGCGGTACTATCAACTCAATCGCCTCTGTTTATACCTTATACGGGCCGGGCCGCTACGAAGAAGCAACCGCGCCGTTTGCAATCTCGCCTCGCAAACCCGTAAGTGAAAAGGTAAACACCAGCCTTTTCCCTGCTGCTGACTTCTTCGGGATACACACTGTAGATGGCCTCGGCCGTGTAGTGGAGAGTCAGGAACAAGGAAACGAGAGAGCTATTGTGGGACGAAGCTGGGGCCTATACGCACCGGACGATCCCAACACCACAGATGGATATGGGTCCAACTTTCACTTCTCCGCGCGAGCACGATTACCTAGCACTCTGTACGACTTCATCCAAGTTTTGCCATTCCTTGGGCTCGGCCTATTTTTAAACTTCTCCGTCACGCGATACATTCTCACTAGGTTTATCTACCCAGAGGGTTACACCCCAACCTCCAAACAGCTCAAGGGCGGTCATCGATTTAGTCATCGAACACTGGCAGTGGCTGACACAGGCGACGAgtcaaaagcaaagagggTTATAGTGGTCTTCAAATTCCAGGGGGACCAGTATAAGTTTACTGGCATCGCAATGGTACAGGCTGCTGTGACACTTCTTGGGGGTGGGACAGAGGCGCATCGCATAGGCGGTGGTGTCATGACACCAGCGATGCTTGGGGATAATTATGCAAAGAATCTACAGCGTCCAGACTCGGGCGTGGTGATCTCGATCAGAGCAGAGGGCTGA